A single genomic interval of Bacillus smithii harbors:
- a CDS encoding adenine deaminase C-terminal domain-containing protein has product MLEQHYRWKNRQLRDHVAVIDGEKPPNILLKNSRFLHSTMRRWVEANIWIANDRIVYVGEKLPQKLDGCEVVNCENFTLVPGYIEPHVHPFQLYNPQSFAEYASQSGTTSFVSDNLVLFLFLKNKKAFSLMNELNKLPFSLFWWCRYDPMTELNQEDEKFSHRDVKSWIESGFVIQGGELTGWPKLLDGDDMILHWIQETKRLGKRIEGHFPGASEKTLTKMTLLGADGDHESMTGKDVYKRLMQGYTVALRHSSIRPDLEILLREIREMGLDQYDQMTFTTDGSFPSFYEDGVIDRMIAKALEFGVPTMDAYQMASYNVAKHYRIDHYYGMIAPGRVANINFLENENNPTPVSVLSKGQWVKKNGTKVYHGHPIKWENWGLKPISFHWDLKKEDLQFSMPFGIQMVNDVITKPYSLTRDISLDQLPEDDESFLLLLDRNGQWRVSTVLKGFDNRVQGLASSFSSTGDIVLIGKRKEEMRRAFQRMKEIGGGIVLAENGKVIHEIPLKLSGMMSDQSMEELIKEEKRMKKLLIDRGYSFSDPFYTLLFLSATHLPYIRVTSRGIYDVMKKTILFPTIMR; this is encoded by the coding sequence ATGTTAGAACAGCATTATCGGTGGAAAAACAGACAGCTCAGAGATCATGTGGCAGTGATTGACGGAGAAAAGCCTCCGAATATATTGCTGAAAAACTCGCGATTTTTGCATTCCACAATGCGAAGATGGGTGGAAGCCAATATTTGGATCGCAAACGACCGCATCGTTTATGTCGGGGAGAAACTGCCGCAAAAGCTAGACGGATGTGAAGTAGTAAACTGTGAAAATTTTACGCTTGTGCCTGGTTACATTGAGCCGCATGTTCATCCTTTTCAACTTTATAATCCCCAGTCATTTGCCGAATATGCATCTCAATCAGGAACAACGAGTTTCGTCAGCGATAATCTTGTGTTGTTCTTGTTTTTGAAAAATAAGAAAGCGTTTTCTTTGATGAATGAGTTAAATAAGCTTCCGTTCTCTTTGTTTTGGTGGTGCCGGTATGATCCGATGACGGAACTGAATCAAGAGGATGAAAAATTTTCGCATAGAGATGTCAAATCATGGATTGAAAGCGGATTTGTTATCCAAGGGGGAGAACTGACTGGCTGGCCAAAATTGTTGGACGGAGATGATATGATTCTTCACTGGATACAGGAAACAAAGAGGCTTGGAAAAAGAATTGAAGGACATTTTCCGGGAGCTTCGGAGAAAACGCTTACGAAAATGACGCTTTTAGGAGCAGATGGCGACCATGAATCGATGACCGGAAAAGATGTGTACAAACGACTGATGCAAGGATATACGGTAGCTTTGCGCCATTCTTCCATACGTCCAGATTTAGAAATCCTTTTAAGAGAAATTCGGGAAATGGGTTTGGATCAGTATGATCAAATGACGTTTACAACGGATGGCTCTTTTCCCTCTTTCTATGAAGACGGGGTGATCGACCGTATGATCGCCAAAGCGTTGGAATTTGGCGTTCCGACGATGGATGCTTACCAAATGGCCAGCTATAATGTCGCAAAGCATTATCGAATCGATCATTATTACGGTATGATTGCTCCTGGACGAGTAGCCAATATTAATTTTCTGGAAAACGAAAACAATCCGACGCCTGTTTCCGTTTTGTCGAAAGGACAGTGGGTCAAAAAGAACGGAACGAAGGTGTATCATGGCCATCCGATCAAATGGGAAAATTGGGGCTTGAAACCAATATCGTTCCATTGGGATTTAAAAAAAGAAGATCTGCAGTTTTCAATGCCGTTTGGCATCCAGATGGTCAACGATGTTATTACGAAGCCATATTCACTAACAAGGGATATTTCATTGGATCAACTTCCGGAGGATGATGAAAGCTTTTTGCTGTTATTGGACCGAAACGGACAATGGCGGGTGAGCACAGTGTTAAAAGGTTTTGACAATCGAGTGCAAGGTCTTGCTTCATCCTTTTCAAGCACTGGCGATATTGTATTGATCGGAAAACGCAAAGAAGAAATGCGTCGAGCTTTTCAAAGAATGAAAGAGATCGGGGGAGGAATTGTTCTTGCGGAAAACGGCAAAGTCATTCATGAAATCCCCCTTAAGCTTTCCGGCATGATGTCAGATCAGAGCATGGAAGAGTTGATCAAAGAAGAAAAAAGGATGAAAAAATTGTTAATCGACCGCGGCTATTCTTTTTCTGATCCTTTTTACACACTGCTTTTTCTGTCAGCTACCCATTTGCCGTATATTCGTGTTACTTCGCGCGGCATCTATGATGTCATGAAAAAAACTATACTCTTTCCCACTATAATGCGTTAA
- the purF gene encoding amidophosphoribosyltransferase, protein MLAEIKGLNEECGVFGVWGHENAAQITYYGLHSLQHRGQEGAGIVVTDGCELKGLKGKGLVTEVFSREAIHNLHGYGAIGHVRYATAGGGGYENVQPLLFHSQTGSLALAHNGNLVNATMLKYQLEAQGSIFQTSSDTEVLAHLIKRSGFVHLKDQVKNALTMLKGAYAFLIMTETELMVALDPNGLRPLSVGRLGDAVCIASETCAFDVVGAQFVREVEPGELIIINNEGMYSEPFALKSNQAICTMEYVYFSRPDSNLHGINVHSARKSMGKKLAEEAGIEADVVTGVPDSSISAAIGYAEASGIPYELGLIKNRYVGRTFIQPSQSLREQGVKMKLSAVRGVVNGKRVIMVDDSIVRGTTSKRIVQLLREAGAKEVHVTISSPPITHPCFYGIDTSTKEELIASSHSVEEIKQLIGADSLTFLSLEGMIEAIGHAKDGNHCGQCLACFTGKYPTEIYPAGKEQMVTLS, encoded by the coding sequence ATGCTTGCTGAAATAAAAGGATTAAACGAAGAATGCGGAGTGTTTGGCGTTTGGGGACATGAAAATGCTGCTCAGATCACGTATTACGGCCTTCATAGTTTACAGCACCGCGGTCAAGAAGGAGCCGGAATTGTCGTAACGGACGGCTGCGAATTAAAGGGGTTAAAAGGGAAAGGGTTAGTGACAGAGGTTTTCAGTCGTGAAGCCATCCACAATTTGCATGGATACGGTGCAATCGGCCATGTCCGTTACGCGACAGCAGGCGGAGGAGGGTACGAAAACGTTCAGCCCCTTCTCTTCCATTCCCAGACCGGGAGCTTGGCCCTCGCTCACAATGGCAATTTGGTCAATGCCACCATGCTCAAATATCAGCTGGAAGCTCAAGGAAGCATTTTTCAAACCAGTTCGGATACAGAAGTACTTGCTCATTTAATTAAAAGAAGTGGTTTTGTCCATTTGAAAGATCAGGTCAAAAACGCGTTAACCATGCTAAAAGGCGCATACGCATTTCTGATCATGACGGAAACGGAGTTGATGGTTGCCCTCGATCCGAACGGATTAAGACCGCTTTCCGTTGGACGGCTTGGAGATGCGGTGTGCATCGCTTCGGAAACATGTGCATTTGATGTTGTCGGTGCTCAATTCGTCCGGGAGGTGGAGCCGGGGGAATTGATCATCATCAACAATGAAGGAATGTATTCGGAGCCGTTTGCGTTAAAAAGCAATCAAGCCATTTGTACAATGGAATACGTTTATTTTTCCCGCCCTGACAGCAACCTTCACGGGATTAATGTGCATAGCGCCAGAAAGAGCATGGGGAAAAAATTAGCCGAAGAAGCGGGCATCGAAGCGGATGTCGTCACGGGAGTTCCGGATTCCAGCATTTCCGCTGCCATCGGCTATGCAGAAGCTTCCGGTATTCCATATGAACTGGGCCTCATCAAAAACCGCTACGTCGGACGCACGTTTATCCAGCCATCCCAGTCGCTGCGCGAACAAGGAGTGAAAATGAAGCTTTCTGCCGTTCGCGGTGTCGTCAATGGGAAAAGAGTGATTATGGTGGATGATTCGATTGTCCGTGGTACGACCAGCAAACGAATTGTTCAGCTTTTGAGAGAAGCAGGCGCCAAAGAAGTTCATGTCACCATCAGTTCGCCCCCCATTACCCATCCGTGTTTCTATGGGATTGACACATCAACGAAAGAAGAATTAATTGCTTCTTCTCATTCTGTAGAAGAAATCAAACAATTGATTGGCGCGGATTCTTTAACCTTTTTAAGCCTTGAAGGAATGATCGAGGCCATTGGCCATGCAAAAGACGGAAATCATTGCGGGCAATGCTTGGCCTGTTTTACCGGAAAATATCCGACGGAGATATATCCCGCAGGAAAAGAACAGATGGTAACTTTATCTTAG
- the purN gene encoding phosphoribosylglycinamide formyltransferase: MKKVAIFASGNGSNFQALAEASLRKELNADICLLVCDQPDAYVVKRARHLGIPVFSFRAKEYPSKEEFENEIALELAKRGVEWIILAGYMRLIGSTLLNRYRNRIVNIHPSLLPAFPGKDAIGQALDAGVKVTGVTIHFVDEGMDTGPIIAQQSVNILAEDTRETLQKKIQAVEHELYPKTINELLDE; encoded by the coding sequence ATGAAAAAAGTGGCGATATTCGCGTCTGGAAACGGCAGCAATTTTCAGGCGCTGGCAGAAGCGAGTTTAAGAAAGGAACTAAACGCGGACATCTGCTTGCTTGTATGCGATCAGCCGGATGCTTATGTAGTCAAACGGGCACGCCATTTGGGGATTCCTGTGTTTTCCTTTCGGGCAAAAGAGTATCCTTCCAAAGAGGAGTTTGAGAACGAAATTGCATTAGAGTTAGCCAAAAGGGGCGTCGAATGGATCATCCTTGCCGGCTACATGCGTTTGATCGGCTCTACACTCTTAAATCGTTATCGCAACCGTATCGTGAATATTCATCCTTCGCTTTTGCCGGCGTTTCCGGGAAAAGATGCCATTGGACAAGCTTTGGACGCCGGGGTAAAAGTGACGGGGGTTACCATCCATTTTGTCGATGAAGGAATGGATACCGGGCCGATCATCGCTCAACAAAGCGTCAACATTTTGGCTGAGGACACAAGAGAAACGCTTCAGAAAAAAATCCAGGCTGTTGAACATGAGTTATATCCGAAAACCATCAATGAATTATTGGATGAATAG
- the purH gene encoding bifunctional phosphoribosylaminoimidazolecarboxamide formyltransferase/IMP cyclohydrolase, with amino-acid sequence MKRRALISVSNKEGIVEFAKGLVSLGFEILSTGGTKTILAENGIPVTAVEEITGFPEILEGRVKTLHPLIHGGLLAKWDHELHQRQMNEQGIEPIEIVCVNLYPFQQTIEKADVTPEEAIENIDIGGPTMLRSAAKNHEYVTVLVDAADYGKVLDELKENGKVSKETKRKLAAKVFRHTAAYDALISQYMTRLAGEENPERVTYTYELKQTLRYGENPHQKAAFYQKPLGSDFSIARSKQLHGKELSYNNIRDADAALQIIKDFQEPAAVAVKHMNPCGVGIGNSIEEAYAKAYEADPVSIFGGIVALNRPVGKELAEKLHEIFLEIVVAPEFTEEALDILTKKKNIRLLVLPFTGEKKKEEVLTSVEGGLLVQDPDTFSLDEAELKTVTKREPTAEEWEALKLGWKVVKHVKSNAIVVANEERTLGIGAGQMNRVGAAKIALEQAGDLAKGACLASDAFFPMDDTVEAAAKAGITAIIQPGGSIRDEDSIKKADEYGIAMVFTGVRHFKH; translated from the coding sequence ATGAAAAGACGGGCATTAATCAGTGTTTCCAATAAAGAAGGGATCGTGGAGTTTGCAAAAGGACTGGTTTCTTTAGGATTTGAGATTCTTTCAACCGGCGGCACCAAAACGATCTTGGCGGAAAACGGAATCCCGGTCACAGCCGTCGAAGAAATAACTGGATTTCCGGAAATATTAGAAGGCCGTGTGAAGACTCTTCATCCTCTTATTCATGGCGGGCTGCTGGCGAAATGGGATCACGAACTGCATCAACGGCAAATGAACGAACAAGGAATTGAGCCCATCGAAATCGTTTGCGTCAATTTGTATCCTTTCCAGCAAACGATTGAAAAAGCGGATGTTACTCCGGAAGAAGCTATTGAAAATATTGATATCGGCGGGCCGACTATGCTTCGATCCGCAGCGAAAAACCACGAGTATGTCACGGTGCTGGTCGATGCGGCTGATTACGGAAAAGTGCTGGACGAGCTGAAAGAAAATGGGAAAGTCAGCAAAGAAACTAAGAGAAAACTGGCTGCCAAAGTATTTAGGCATACGGCTGCTTACGATGCTTTAATTTCGCAATATATGACCCGTCTTGCCGGCGAAGAGAATCCGGAGAGAGTCACTTATACATATGAATTGAAACAAACGCTTCGCTATGGTGAAAACCCGCACCAAAAGGCGGCTTTTTATCAAAAACCGCTCGGTTCGGATTTTTCCATTGCCAGATCCAAGCAATTGCACGGCAAAGAACTTTCTTATAATAACATTCGCGATGCGGACGCTGCTTTGCAAATCATTAAAGATTTTCAAGAACCGGCTGCCGTTGCGGTCAAACATATGAATCCGTGTGGAGTGGGCATCGGGAATTCAATAGAAGAAGCCTACGCAAAAGCTTACGAAGCGGATCCAGTTTCTATTTTTGGAGGGATTGTGGCGCTTAATCGGCCGGTCGGAAAAGAGCTGGCGGAAAAACTGCATGAAATTTTCCTTGAGATTGTGGTGGCTCCTGAATTTACAGAGGAAGCACTGGACATTTTAACCAAGAAGAAAAATATTCGGCTGTTAGTCCTTCCTTTTACGGGTGAGAAGAAAAAAGAAGAAGTATTGACATCGGTTGAAGGCGGCCTCTTAGTCCAAGATCCGGATACGTTCTCGCTGGATGAAGCTGAGCTGAAGACGGTGACGAAGAGAGAGCCTACTGCAGAAGAATGGGAAGCTTTGAAGCTTGGATGGAAGGTAGTCAAGCATGTGAAGTCCAATGCCATCGTAGTGGCCAACGAAGAAAGAACGTTAGGAATCGGAGCAGGACAAATGAATCGCGTCGGCGCTGCCAAAATTGCTCTTGAACAAGCCGGCGACTTGGCAAAAGGAGCTTGCCTTGCTTCAGATGCCTTTTTCCCGATGGACGACACGGTAGAAGCTGCAGCTAAAGCAGGAATCACCGCTATCATCCAGCCGGGAGGATCGATCCGTGATGAGGATTCCATTAAAAAGGCGGATGAATACGGAATCGCAATGGTGTTTACAGGCGTTCGTCATTTTAAACATTAA
- a CDS encoding erythromycin esterase family protein: MSIFQLTNRKYKKAVEWVREHSYGIDSLEKCEINDFNFLENILKDKQIVWLGENGHGIAEHNLLKSKLIEFLYHKMGFKVIAFESGLSECYSANYFKDDISVNELMDKSIFSLWKTEETLPLFELIKGSDLNLIGFDFQPSSKQNLFVDLLDKLDIDLPLKFKLSIKALDKATMDWYMRIGKLKGERKKIPRHIMQEYLETQKELTELFSSLHKTLEELEKEFIRKDMHIYFQLIQRVIENRRLLLSNLATGHRTYQKIRDQIMAYNIEWICEKLYPNEKIIVWAHNSHIYKNYENLIKYKPMGSLMSPEMVSKSYYLGLFMYEGKAALNNKTIYDLVKPPKKSLEDYMNHNKSSISFIDFSDVSPNELNKWIFNKTLILESGTMQKLITPAQQLDGIFFVKKVSPPHYL; encoded by the coding sequence ATGTCAATCTTTCAATTAACGAATAGAAAATATAAAAAGGCTGTGGAATGGGTTAGAGAACATAGTTATGGTATAGACTCCCTGGAAAAATGTGAGATTAATGACTTTAATTTTTTAGAAAATATATTAAAGGATAAGCAAATCGTTTGGTTGGGTGAAAATGGACATGGAATTGCAGAGCATAATCTTTTAAAATCTAAACTTATTGAATTCTTATATCACAAAATGGGATTCAAGGTAATAGCATTTGAAAGCGGCCTAAGTGAATGCTATAGCGCTAACTACTTTAAAGATGATATTTCTGTGAATGAACTTATGGATAAATCAATATTTTCTTTATGGAAAACAGAAGAAACGCTACCTTTGTTTGAATTAATAAAAGGATCTGATTTGAATCTTATAGGATTTGATTTTCAACCTTCATCCAAACAAAACTTATTTGTAGATCTGTTGGACAAACTGGATATTGATTTACCCTTAAAATTCAAATTAAGTATAAAAGCTTTGGATAAAGCAACAATGGATTGGTATATGCGTATTGGCAAGTTGAAAGGAGAGAGGAAGAAAATACCAAGACATATTATGCAAGAGTATTTGGAAACCCAAAAAGAATTAACAGAATTGTTCTCCTCGCTACATAAGACATTAGAGGAGTTGGAAAAAGAATTTATTAGGAAAGATATGCATATATATTTTCAATTAATTCAAAGAGTCATAGAAAATAGACGACTTTTATTATCAAACCTTGCCACTGGACATCGTACTTATCAGAAAATTAGAGATCAAATTATGGCATACAATATAGAATGGATTTGTGAAAAATTATACCCGAATGAAAAAATTATAGTATGGGCACACAACTCCCATATTTATAAAAATTATGAAAATCTAATTAAATATAAACCTATGGGATCATTAATGAGTCCAGAGATGGTTAGTAAATCCTATTATCTCGGACTGTTTATGTATGAAGGGAAGGCGGCCTTAAATAATAAAACAATATATGATTTAGTTAAACCTCCCAAAAAGAGTCTTGAAGATTATATGAACCATAATAAATCATCGATATCTTTCATTGATTTTTCAGATGTATCACCCAACGAATTGAACAAATGGATTTTTAACAAAACTCTTATATTAGAATCAGGAACAATGCAAAAATTAATTACTCCAGCGCAGCAGTTGGACGGTATTTTCTTTGTAAAAAAAGTTTCACCGCCTCATTATCTTTAA
- a CDS encoding YerC/YecD family TrpR-related protein, producing MQIDKLRGKELDQLFQAVLSLKDLEECYRFFDDLCTVNEIQSLAQRLEVARMLQEGKTYHKIENETGASTATISRVKRCLNYGNDAYRMVLDRIKNEKEQSGE from the coding sequence ATGCAAATTGATAAATTGCGCGGCAAAGAGTTGGATCAGCTTTTTCAGGCAGTTTTATCGTTAAAAGATTTAGAAGAATGCTATCGTTTTTTTGATGATTTGTGCACGGTTAATGAAATTCAATCTCTTGCGCAGCGCCTTGAAGTGGCCAGAATGCTCCAGGAAGGGAAAACGTACCACAAAATTGAGAATGAAACCGGCGCCAGCACCGCTACCATTTCCCGCGTGAAGCGCTGTTTGAATTATGGAAATGATGCTTATCGAATGGTATTAGATAGAATCAAAAATGAAAAAGAGCAAAGCGGCGAATGA
- the purM gene encoding phosphoribosylformylglycinamidine cyclo-ligase — MAKSYKSAGVDIEAGYEAVERIKKHVERTKRLGVMGALGSFGGLFDLSVLQLKEPVLVSGTDGVGTKLKIAFMMDKHDTIGIDCVAMCVNDILVQGASPIFFLDYLACGKNEPEKIEQIVKGIADGCEQAGCALIGGETAEMPGMYAPGEYDLAGFAVGACEKSELISGSTIRPGDVLIGLPSSGIHSNGYSLVRKIFFEEHRLHIDSQLDGLKGTLGEALIEPTRIYVKQIQSIHKKGTIKGMAHITGGGFIENIPRALPAGYGSEIAEGTWEIPAIFEVLKEYGKLDRKEMYNIFNMGIGLVLIVAAADAESVLNDLEQIGEKAFKIGQVVPQEGIRIS; from the coding sequence ATGGCAAAATCATATAAGTCGGCTGGAGTGGATATAGAAGCAGGGTATGAAGCAGTTGAACGAATCAAAAAACATGTCGAACGGACGAAAAGGCTTGGGGTGATGGGAGCACTTGGAAGTTTCGGCGGTTTGTTTGATTTATCCGTCCTCCAGCTTAAAGAACCTGTTCTCGTATCAGGTACAGATGGTGTGGGAACCAAATTAAAAATTGCTTTTATGATGGATAAGCACGATACGATCGGCATCGATTGCGTCGCCATGTGTGTCAATGACATCCTCGTTCAAGGAGCCAGTCCGATCTTTTTTCTCGATTATCTCGCTTGTGGGAAAAATGAGCCGGAGAAAATAGAACAAATTGTGAAAGGAATTGCTGACGGCTGCGAACAAGCAGGGTGCGCCTTAATCGGAGGAGAGACAGCAGAAATGCCGGGCATGTACGCTCCCGGGGAATATGATCTGGCCGGCTTTGCGGTAGGGGCGTGCGAAAAAAGCGAGCTCATTTCGGGAAGTACAATTAGGCCAGGTGATGTTTTGATCGGTCTTCCATCAAGCGGAATTCATAGCAATGGCTATTCTTTGGTGAGAAAAATCTTCTTTGAAGAGCATCGATTGCACATCGACTCTCAATTGGACGGTTTGAAGGGGACACTGGGAGAAGCATTGATTGAACCGACACGAATTTATGTCAAGCAAATCCAAAGTATTCATAAAAAAGGTACAATTAAAGGGATGGCCCATATTACAGGCGGAGGCTTTATTGAAAATATACCTCGTGCTCTGCCGGCCGGATACGGTTCGGAAATTGCAGAAGGCACATGGGAAATACCAGCCATTTTCGAAGTGCTAAAAGAATATGGAAAACTGGATCGGAAAGAAATGTATAATATTTTTAACATGGGAATTGGGCTGGTCTTGATCGTCGCAGCAGCGGATGCGGAGTCTGTTTTAAATGATCTTGAACAAATAGGAGAAAAAGCGTTCAAAATCGGCCAGGTGGTTCCTCAAGAGGGAATCCGCATTTCCTGA
- a CDS encoding YgaP family membrane protein, whose protein sequence is MKVKQNIGLLNALIRITCGLTMLAWGTAKLSKKPWRQSYLFIAFLGAMRVGEGILQYCPLTDLWENGSFMNQQNNQNRQNQQNQQNQQNQADRKEDIDIPYNPS, encoded by the coding sequence TTGAAAGTAAAACAAAATATCGGTCTTTTGAATGCTTTGATTCGAATAACCTGCGGACTCACAATGCTTGCATGGGGGACAGCTAAGCTTTCCAAAAAGCCTTGGCGGCAATCCTATTTGTTCATCGCTTTCCTAGGGGCCATGCGGGTTGGAGAAGGAATTTTACAATATTGTCCGCTGACCGACCTATGGGAAAACGGTTCTTTCATGAACCAGCAGAATAACCAAAACCGGCAAAATCAGCAAAACCAACAGAATCAACAAAATCAGGCGGACCGTAAGGAAGACATCGACATTCCTTACAATCCGTCATAA
- a CDS encoding EYxxD motif small membrane protein: protein MEYITHSSFALILLIGSIAALIYIFFRMSKRRNEQ, encoded by the coding sequence ATGGAATATATCACACACTCGTCATTTGCACTTATTCTTCTCATTGGAAGTATTGCTGCTCTCATCTATATTTTTTTCCGCATGTCTAAGAGGAGAAACGAGCAATAG
- the purD gene encoding phosphoribosylamine--glycine ligase gives MKILVVGRGGREHAICKKLNESVLVEKVFCAPGNAGIAEDAELVNIDEMDFAGLADFAERQDIELTVIGPENPLAAGIVDYFQQRGLAVFGPNRKAAQLESSKSFAKELMKKYQIPTASYAVFEEFEEAKAYIVQHGAPIVLKADGLAAGKGVTVAMTLEEALSALEEMLLNQKFGEASSKLVIEEYLQGEEYSLMAFVHGEKVYPMVVAQDHKRANDGDKGPNTGGMGAYSPVPHLPADIVEQSVREILEPCAKAMVKEGCPFTGVIFAGLMMTKQGPKTIEFNARFGDPETQVVLPRLESDLAQVFLDVLAGKDPQLKWKEEAVLGVVLASEGYPGSYQKGVPIKGLDEIEQATVYHAGTIRSEKGAICSDGGRVLLVAASGASVEAAQQQVYREMKKLDQPGFFYRKDIGARAIARFSS, from the coding sequence TTGAAGATCCTTGTGGTCGGCAGAGGTGGACGGGAGCATGCGATCTGCAAAAAGCTGAATGAAAGCGTGCTTGTTGAAAAAGTATTTTGTGCTCCAGGCAATGCCGGTATTGCTGAAGATGCGGAGTTAGTAAATATAGACGAAATGGATTTTGCCGGTTTAGCCGATTTTGCGGAAAGACAAGACATTGAATTAACGGTAATCGGTCCGGAAAATCCATTGGCTGCCGGAATTGTGGATTATTTTCAACAGCGTGGATTAGCGGTTTTCGGACCAAATCGAAAGGCAGCTCAGTTAGAAAGCAGCAAATCATTTGCAAAAGAATTGATGAAGAAGTATCAGATCCCCACAGCATCCTATGCCGTATTTGAAGAGTTCGAGGAAGCAAAAGCTTATATTGTCCAACATGGGGCTCCTATCGTGCTAAAAGCAGATGGGCTTGCAGCCGGAAAAGGGGTTACCGTTGCCATGACGTTGGAAGAAGCGTTATCGGCCCTTGAAGAAATGCTTTTGAATCAGAAATTCGGCGAAGCGTCGTCCAAATTGGTGATTGAAGAATATCTGCAAGGGGAAGAATATTCTCTGATGGCCTTTGTTCATGGCGAAAAAGTATATCCTATGGTTGTTGCTCAAGACCATAAGCGGGCGAATGACGGCGATAAAGGACCGAACACAGGCGGGATGGGGGCTTATTCACCGGTCCCTCATTTGCCGGCTGATATCGTCGAACAATCCGTCCGCGAAATTTTGGAGCCATGTGCAAAGGCAATGGTGAAAGAAGGATGTCCGTTCACAGGGGTTATCTTTGCCGGCTTGATGATGACAAAACAAGGTCCTAAAACGATCGAATTTAATGCCCGTTTTGGAGACCCTGAAACTCAAGTCGTTTTGCCGCGATTGGAATCCGATTTGGCGCAGGTATTTTTAGATGTGCTGGCCGGAAAAGATCCACAACTCAAATGGAAAGAGGAAGCGGTTCTTGGGGTTGTATTGGCTTCAGAAGGCTACCCGGGATCGTATCAAAAAGGAGTCCCCATCAAGGGATTAGATGAAATTGAGCAGGCGACGGTTTATCATGCGGGAACGATTCGAAGTGAGAAAGGAGCCATTTGTTCCGACGGCGGCCGCGTTCTGTTGGTTGCGGCTAGCGGTGCATCGGTAGAAGCAGCCCAGCAGCAAGTCTACCGGGAAATGAAAAAATTGGATCAGCCCGGATTTTTTTACCGAAAAGATATCGGTGCAAGGGCTATTGCTCGTTTCTCCTCTTAG
- a CDS encoding heptaprenylglyceryl phosphate synthase — translation MYDVREWRHVFKLDPNKEIDDDSLEKICESGTDAVIVGGTDGVTLDKVLHLMARIRRYTVPCVLEVSTLEAITPGFDLYFIPMVLNSSKVDWVLGLHHHALKEYGELMNWDEVLAEGYCILNGDSKAAQLTEANTELDIEDAVAYARLAEKMLHLPIFYLEYSGTYGDPQLVKKVKETLTDTVVFYGGGIQSPEEAAEMGAVADVIVVGNVLYTDLESALKTVEMVKKIPRR, via the coding sequence ATGTATGATGTGCGCGAGTGGCGCCATGTGTTCAAACTGGACCCAAATAAAGAAATAGATGATGATAGTTTAGAGAAAATTTGCGAATCGGGAACGGATGCGGTGATCGTCGGCGGCACGGATGGAGTCACGCTCGACAAAGTGCTTCATTTAATGGCGAGAATCCGCCGCTACACGGTTCCTTGTGTATTGGAAGTTTCTACGCTTGAAGCGATCACGCCGGGGTTTGATCTTTATTTTATTCCCATGGTATTAAACAGCTCCAAAGTCGATTGGGTGCTGGGGCTTCATCATCATGCGTTAAAAGAATACGGCGAATTAATGAATTGGGATGAAGTGCTCGCGGAAGGCTACTGCATTTTAAATGGCGATTCCAAAGCAGCGCAATTAACCGAGGCAAATACGGAATTAGATATAGAAGATGCTGTTGCTTATGCGCGTTTGGCGGAAAAGATGCTGCATTTGCCAATCTTTTATTTGGAATACAGCGGCACATATGGGGATCCCCAGCTTGTGAAAAAAGTAAAAGAAACATTGACCGATACGGTTGTTTTTTACGGCGGCGGCATACAATCTCCTGAAGAAGCAGCCGAGATGGGGGCGGTTGCCGATGTCATTGTAGTAGGAAACGTCCTTTATACCGATTTGGAAAGTGCTTTAAAAACCGTTGAAATGGTGAAAAAGATTCCGCGCCGGTAG